ATCTTTCAACAGATCCACTTCACTTGTGAACTCTGTGGTGAGGATCGCAACAGCGCTGCCCAGGTATGTCGCATTTGTCAACTCTTGGTTGACACTCTTTGTACTCAAATGCCACGTACCATCAAAATTATGGCAGATCGTCATTTGCTCACTCTCATCTATTCACTTGCTAAAGTCATCAAGGAGCACGACGATCATGTATTCTGTAAGCTCTGTTATAAACAGATCAAACTCAAGTATGCCGGTTATTATTGTCAACAATGTGATTTCGTAGCCCACTTGAGTTGCGCACACAAAAATCGGATTGGAGCAAATGATATCATACTCTCAAGCATAGAGGAGGAGGGTACCATCTTTAAAGAGGGTGAAGAACTTGAGGAGCTCAAACATTTCTATCATGAACATAACTTATTCCTCAGCCGCAACCAAGTGGAGGTTCATCATGAACATAAGCTCTGTGAAGGTTGTATGCAGTCAATTTCCCCCCCACTTTATACTTGTGAGCAATGTGATTACTTTCTCCATAGCAAATGTGCTAGACTACCCTTAAAAAAGCAAGACCCAACTCACCCACATTTGCTTACCCTCTACCAATTTGGATTTCATATTGGTGACACCGTAGGTTGTAATGCTTGTCGTCGTCTTAGCCATGGCTTCGCTTATGCATGTCTGGAGTGTAACTACAGTCTTGATATCCGATGTTGTTTGATTATGAAAACCCTTCAGCATGAGGGTCACCAGCACTCCCTCTTCCATGCTATAAATTCGGTTCAAGAGTGCAATTCTTGTGGTGAGGGGCCTAAGGGCGCCAATGGTGTATTTT
This window of the Corylus avellana chromosome ca5, CavTom2PMs-1.0 genome carries:
- the LOC132182749 gene encoding uncharacterized protein LOC132182749, whose product is MEVIRHFSHEEHPMIFVKEFGGEGVCLGCNKSVCAPAYICSHCNFFLHKSCAELSTEIQHLAHPNHTLLLQKPSESKLCDACRRDCDRCFFYHCNSCDFDIDIECASKSNTDDGHQHEFVPIFQQIHFTCELCGEDRNSAAQVCRICQLLVDTLCTQMPRTIKIMADRHLLTLIYSLAKVIKEHDDHVFCKLCYKQIKLKYAGYYCQQCDFVAHLSCAHKNRIGANDIILSSIEEEGTIFKEGEELEELKHFYHEHNLFLSRNQVEVHHEHKLCEGCMQSISPPLYTCEQCDYFLHSKCARLPLKKQDPTHPHLLTLYQFGFHIGDTVGCNACRRLSHGFAYACLECNYSLDIRCCLIMKTLQHEGHQHSLFHAINSVQECNSCGEGPKGANGVFLCKECNFALGFECATLPLKVEYELDRHPLLLTYTAENDYEDCYCLICEKERNPNQWFYYCEKCDFAAHPRCIVGRHPYIKYGRDFTWPDHQHPLNFVRRTEDSRPCDSCGEIFDEDVAINCTQCKSFIHLWIECMKKFRIK